A stretch of Triticum aestivum cultivar Chinese Spring chromosome 1D, IWGSC CS RefSeq v2.1, whole genome shotgun sequence DNA encodes these proteins:
- the LOC123179965 gene encoding uncharacterized protein isoform X1, translated as MWGFGDFSTREQLCANCSSLMAEEKEGPADAAVVANPLHDDDILREILLRLPSAASLAQAALVSGRWRRIASDSKFLCRFRERHPSSPLVGLFASDDGRGCAPWPHFYPALSGRGSDPDITAVTRKGDFFLTRFDGEPSLRLRDCRNGLLLLSLEDSSLCIYDPVSKRRVGIPRRPHDGTAGSQCLADCLLDAGRGTGTSSTVRQCGQRMMPQAMESFRVVSLQQQSQEIRALVYDSNTLEWHHHPWVSPPTDGIKRLPKWGTTAMYAAGNVFWRCAQQSLVLVLETSTMEFSLRPLPPDLSFHVPSRYAIGEIEDGKGCLVCLTGLTGEETPTLEVWVLDTNMWKLHSSLNNKLWKLDSSEKWWRLEKKIPVSQLLGESARVRQVRMVINGLALLCKDDHDPQFVVDLQSMALLAKFQFRGYPYQMSWPPAGLATTNSRSTSSLEDTNIDIAPVLPEGELSESGSRKKSDESGMHLEESCNRAGFKLNGDGDHEVGNLRKYHKLPGNDKRPVKIFQYAFQEGTLLQSENARLPEMEMTGSTSSDETLLDSMLNFKDKDGSHLINGIQAPLVSTVPEAKKEGKEDSKHPTQHCKVQTITTTIILLPNKRNLFAKQHAWNTATASPTAAEVHSSQTPLSSEQHGIGEKSSQDLHGCNTRIQPMEKDPCHDELTLQTAGVFPSESCDGDILGDKSETDYLPKNTREDTEMLEQQNSDKANIEVSCVDKMSEVLYDDNNTLEKNTICGGIECHLALLDNKNSEARSNAISSPMQKRPFACQCHVDGCTMSYDSKNNLAKPFREVHKQKKRFARRFSGCSEEFSSKNKRKIHEGSSAHVELSTNRINCVSTSPAGGPEAHEEPRPAQVVGRRTSNRPRKPNKLVSGDDWVV; from the exons ATGTGGGGATTTGGGGATTTCTCCACTCGCGAGCAGTTGTGCGCCAACTGCTCATCTCTGATGGCTGAGGAGAAGGAGGGCCCTGCAGATGCAGCCGTCGTCGCCAACCCCCTCCACGACGACGACATCCTCAGGGAGATCCTGCTCCGCCTCCCGTCGGCGGCATCCCTTGCCCAAGCCGCGCTCGTCTCCGGCCGCTGGCGCCGCATCGCCTCCGACTCCAAGTTCCTCTGCCGCTTCCGCGAGCGCCATCCGTCGTCGCCCCTCGTCGGCCTCTTCGCCTCCGATGACGGCCGCGGCTGCGCGCCGTGGCCCCATTTCTACCCAGCCCTCTCCGGCCGGGGTTCCGACCCGGACATCACCGCCGTCACGCGCAAAGGCGACTTCTTCCTCACCCGCTTCGACGGCGAGCCGAGCCTGCGCCTCCGGGACTGCCGcaatggcctcctcctcctctccctggaGGATAGTTCCCTCTGCATCTACGACCCTGTCTCCAAGCGGCGAGTGGGTATTCCCCGCCGCCCACATGATGGCACGGCGGGCAGCCAATGCTTGGCGGATTGCTTGCTCGACGCCGGCCGTGGCACTGGCACGTCCTCCACCGTGCGGCAATGTGGCCAAAGGATGATGCCACAAGCCATGGAGTCCTTCCGTGTGGTGTCCCTGCAGCAGCAAAGCCAGGAGATACGAGCCCTTGTGTACGACTCCAACACTCTCGAGTGGCACCACCACCCGTGGGTGAGTCCGCCGACGGACGGCATAAAAAGGCTGCCGAAATGGGGCACGACGGCGATGTACGCAGCCGGCAACGTCTTCTGGAGGTGCGCCCAACAATCTTTGGTGCTCGTGCTTGAGACGAGCACCATGGAGTTCTCGTTGCGCCCTCTCCCGCCGGACTTGAGCTTTCATGTGCCTTCAAGATACGCCATCGGAGAGATCGAGGACGGCAAGGGCTGCCTCGTGTGCCTTACAGGCCTGACTGGCGAGGAAACCCCCACCTTGGAAGTTTGGGTACTCGATACCAACATGTGGAAGCTCCACTCATCATTGAACAACAAATTGTGGAAGCTTGACTCATCGGAAAAATGGTGGAGGCTCGAGAAGAAAATCCCTGTGAGCCAACTGCTTGGCGAATCTGCTCGGGTGCGTCAAGTTCGCATGGTGATCAATGGACTAGCGCTACTTTGCAAGGACGACCATGACCCTCAGTTTGTGGTCGACTTGCAGAGCATGGCTCTGCTGGCCAAGTTTCAGTTTCGGGGATACCCGTACCAGATGTCATGGCCGCCTGCTGGGTTGGCCACAACTAATTCCAGATCCACGTCTTCTCTGGAAGATACCAACATAG ACATTGCACCAGTTTTACCTGAAGGGGAACTGAGCGAGAGCGGAAGCAGAAAGAAGAG TGATGAATCGGGTATGCATCTAGAAGAAAGCTGCAACCGTG CAGGATTCAAGCTTAATGGTGATGGTGATCACGAAGTTGGTAATCTTCGCAAATACCAT AAGCTTCCAGGGAATGATAAAAGGCCAGTAAAAATATTTCAATATGCATTCCAGGAAGGCACTCTTCTGCAGTCTGAAAATGCACGACTTCCAGAGATGGAAATGACGGGGTCTACATCGAGTGATGAAACGCTGCTGGACAGTATGCTGAACTTTAAAGATAAAGATGGATCACATCTCATCAACGGCATACAAGCCCCACTCGTATCAACAG TTCCAGAAGCAAAAAAAGAGGGAAAAGAAGACAGCAAGCACCCCACACAGCACTGCAAAGTGCAAACCATAACCACTACCATCATCCTTCTACCAAACAAACGTAACCTTTTTGCCAAGCAACATGCCTGGAACACAGCCACAGCTTCTCCGACAGCAGCTG AAGTACACAGCAGCCAGACTCCTCTGAGTTCAGAGCAACATGGCATTGGTGAGAAATCAAGTCAAGATCTGCATGGTTGTAATACTAGGATTCAGCCAATGGAAAAGGATCCGTGTCATGATGAACTGACTCTGCAAACGGCTGGTGTTTTCCCTTCTGAAAGCTGTGACGGGGATATTCTAGGAGATAAATCTGAAACCGACTACCTGCCAAAGAATACTAGAGAAGATACTGAAATGTTGGAGCAACAGAATAGTGATAAGGCTAACATAGAAGTCAGTTGCGTCGACAAAATGAGTGAAGTGCTCTATGATGATAACAACACCTTGGAGAAGAATACAATCTGTGGTGGGATAGAGTGCCACTTGGCCTTATTAGACAATAAAAATTCAGAAGCTAGGAGTAACGCCATTTCATCTCCGATGCAGAAG AGGCCCTTTGCGTGCCAGTGCCATGTAGATGGTTGCACCATGAGCTATGACAGTAAGAACAATTTGGCCAAGCCTTTTAGGGAAGTCCATAAGCAGAAGAAACGTTTTGCGCGGAGATTCAGTGGGTGCAGCGAGGAGTTTTCTTCAAAGAATAAAAGGAAGATTCATGAGGGGTCTAGTGCTCACGTTGAG CTTTCCACCAATAGGATTAATTGTGTCAGCACCTCTCCTGCCGGTGGACCAGAAGCCCATGAAGAGCCCAGGCCCGCACAAGTGGTGGGCCGTCGCACAAGCAACCGACCACGTAAACCGAACAAGCTAGTAAGTGGAGACGACTGGGTCGTTTGA
- the LOC123179965 gene encoding uncharacterized protein isoform X7, translating into MWGFGDFSTREQLCANCSSLMAEEKEGPADAAVVANPLHDDDILREILLRLPSAASLAQAALVSGRWRRIASDSKFLCRFRERHPSSPLVGLFASDDGRGCAPWPHFYPALSGRGSDPDITAVTRKGDFFLTRFDGEPSLRLRDCRNGLLLLSLEDSSLCIYDPVSKRRVGIPRRPHDGTAGSQCLADCLLDAGRGTGTSSTVRQCGQRMMPQAMESFRVVSLQQQSQEIRALVYDSNTLEWHHHPWVSPPTDGIKRLPKWGTTAMYAAGNVFWRCAQQSLVLVLETSTMEFSLRPLPPDLSFHVPSRYAIGEIEDGKGCLVCLTGLTGEETPTLEVWVLDTNMWKLHSSLNNKLWKLDSSEKWWRLEKKIPVSQLLGESARVRQVRMVINGLALLCKDDHDPQFVVDLQSMALLAKFQFRGYPYQMSWPPAGLATTNSRSTSSLEDTNIDIAPVLPEGELSESGSRKKSDESGMHLEESCNRAGFKLNGDGDHEVGNLRKYHKLPGNDKRPVKIFQYAFQEGTLLQSENARLPEMEMTGSTSSDETLLDSMLNFKDKDGSHLINGIQAPLVSTEVHSSQTPLSSEQHGIGEKSSQDLHGCNTRIQPMEKDPCHDELTLQTAGVFPSESCDGDILGDKSETDYLPKNTREDTEMLEQQNSDKANIEVSCVDKMSEVLYDDNNTLEKNTICGGIECHLALLDNKNSEARSNAISSPMQKRPFACQCHVDGCTMSYDSKNNLAKPFREVHKQKKRFARRFSGCSEEFSSKNKRKIHEGSSAHVELSTNRINCVSTSPAGGPEAHEEPRPAQVVGRRTSNRPRKPNKLVSGDDWVV; encoded by the exons ATGTGGGGATTTGGGGATTTCTCCACTCGCGAGCAGTTGTGCGCCAACTGCTCATCTCTGATGGCTGAGGAGAAGGAGGGCCCTGCAGATGCAGCCGTCGTCGCCAACCCCCTCCACGACGACGACATCCTCAGGGAGATCCTGCTCCGCCTCCCGTCGGCGGCATCCCTTGCCCAAGCCGCGCTCGTCTCCGGCCGCTGGCGCCGCATCGCCTCCGACTCCAAGTTCCTCTGCCGCTTCCGCGAGCGCCATCCGTCGTCGCCCCTCGTCGGCCTCTTCGCCTCCGATGACGGCCGCGGCTGCGCGCCGTGGCCCCATTTCTACCCAGCCCTCTCCGGCCGGGGTTCCGACCCGGACATCACCGCCGTCACGCGCAAAGGCGACTTCTTCCTCACCCGCTTCGACGGCGAGCCGAGCCTGCGCCTCCGGGACTGCCGcaatggcctcctcctcctctccctggaGGATAGTTCCCTCTGCATCTACGACCCTGTCTCCAAGCGGCGAGTGGGTATTCCCCGCCGCCCACATGATGGCACGGCGGGCAGCCAATGCTTGGCGGATTGCTTGCTCGACGCCGGCCGTGGCACTGGCACGTCCTCCACCGTGCGGCAATGTGGCCAAAGGATGATGCCACAAGCCATGGAGTCCTTCCGTGTGGTGTCCCTGCAGCAGCAAAGCCAGGAGATACGAGCCCTTGTGTACGACTCCAACACTCTCGAGTGGCACCACCACCCGTGGGTGAGTCCGCCGACGGACGGCATAAAAAGGCTGCCGAAATGGGGCACGACGGCGATGTACGCAGCCGGCAACGTCTTCTGGAGGTGCGCCCAACAATCTTTGGTGCTCGTGCTTGAGACGAGCACCATGGAGTTCTCGTTGCGCCCTCTCCCGCCGGACTTGAGCTTTCATGTGCCTTCAAGATACGCCATCGGAGAGATCGAGGACGGCAAGGGCTGCCTCGTGTGCCTTACAGGCCTGACTGGCGAGGAAACCCCCACCTTGGAAGTTTGGGTACTCGATACCAACATGTGGAAGCTCCACTCATCATTGAACAACAAATTGTGGAAGCTTGACTCATCGGAAAAATGGTGGAGGCTCGAGAAGAAAATCCCTGTGAGCCAACTGCTTGGCGAATCTGCTCGGGTGCGTCAAGTTCGCATGGTGATCAATGGACTAGCGCTACTTTGCAAGGACGACCATGACCCTCAGTTTGTGGTCGACTTGCAGAGCATGGCTCTGCTGGCCAAGTTTCAGTTTCGGGGATACCCGTACCAGATGTCATGGCCGCCTGCTGGGTTGGCCACAACTAATTCCAGATCCACGTCTTCTCTGGAAGATACCAACATAG ACATTGCACCAGTTTTACCTGAAGGGGAACTGAGCGAGAGCGGAAGCAGAAAGAAGAG TGATGAATCGGGTATGCATCTAGAAGAAAGCTGCAACCGTG CAGGATTCAAGCTTAATGGTGATGGTGATCACGAAGTTGGTAATCTTCGCAAATACCAT AAGCTTCCAGGGAATGATAAAAGGCCAGTAAAAATATTTCAATATGCATTCCAGGAAGGCACTCTTCTGCAGTCTGAAAATGCACGACTTCCAGAGATGGAAATGACGGGGTCTACATCGAGTGATGAAACGCTGCTGGACAGTATGCTGAACTTTAAAGATAAAGATGGATCACATCTCATCAACGGCATACAAGCCCCACTCGTATCAACAG AAGTACACAGCAGCCAGACTCCTCTGAGTTCAGAGCAACATGGCATTGGTGAGAAATCAAGTCAAGATCTGCATGGTTGTAATACTAGGATTCAGCCAATGGAAAAGGATCCGTGTCATGATGAACTGACTCTGCAAACGGCTGGTGTTTTCCCTTCTGAAAGCTGTGACGGGGATATTCTAGGAGATAAATCTGAAACCGACTACCTGCCAAAGAATACTAGAGAAGATACTGAAATGTTGGAGCAACAGAATAGTGATAAGGCTAACATAGAAGTCAGTTGCGTCGACAAAATGAGTGAAGTGCTCTATGATGATAACAACACCTTGGAGAAGAATACAATCTGTGGTGGGATAGAGTGCCACTTGGCCTTATTAGACAATAAAAATTCAGAAGCTAGGAGTAACGCCATTTCATCTCCGATGCAGAAG AGGCCCTTTGCGTGCCAGTGCCATGTAGATGGTTGCACCATGAGCTATGACAGTAAGAACAATTTGGCCAAGCCTTTTAGGGAAGTCCATAAGCAGAAGAAACGTTTTGCGCGGAGATTCAGTGGGTGCAGCGAGGAGTTTTCTTCAAAGAATAAAAGGAAGATTCATGAGGGGTCTAGTGCTCACGTTGAG CTTTCCACCAATAGGATTAATTGTGTCAGCACCTCTCCTGCCGGTGGACCAGAAGCCCATGAAGAGCCCAGGCCCGCACAAGTGGTGGGCCGTCGCACAAGCAACCGACCACGTAAACCGAACAAGCTAGTAAGTGGAGACGACTGGGTCGTTTGA
- the LOC123179965 gene encoding uncharacterized protein isoform X8: MWGFGDFSTREQLCANCSSLMAEEKEGPADAAVVANPLHDDDILREILLRLPSAASLAQAALVSGRWRRIASDSKFLCRFRERHPSSPLVGLFASDDGRGCAPWPHFYPALSGRGSDPDITAVTRKGDFFLTRFDGEPSLRLRDCRNGLLLLSLEDSSLCIYDPVSKRRVGIPRRPHDGTAGSQCLADCLLDAGRGTGTSSTVRQCGQRMMPQAMESFRVVSLQQQSQEIRALVYDSNTLEWHHHPWVSPPTDGIKRLPKWGTTAMYAAGNVFWRCAQQSLVLVLETSTMEFSLRPLPPDLSFHVPSRYAIGEIEDGKGCLVCLTGLTGEETPTLEVWVLDTNMWKLHSSLNNKLWKLDSSEKWWRLEKKIPVSQLLGESARVRQVRMVINGLALLCKDDHDPQFVVDLQSMALLAKFQFRGYPYQMSWPPAGLATTNSRSTSSLEDTNIDIAPVLPEGELSESGSRKKSDESGMHLEESCNRAGFKLNGDGDHEVGNLRKYHEGTLLQSENARLPEMEMTGSTSSDETLLDSMLNFKDKDGSHLINGIQAPLVSTEVHSSQTPLSSEQHGIGEKSSQDLHGCNTRIQPMEKDPCHDELTLQTAGVFPSESCDGDILGDKSETDYLPKNTREDTEMLEQQNSDKANIEVSCVDKMSEVLYDDNNTLEKNTICGGIECHLALLDNKNSEARSNAISSPMQKRPFACQCHVDGCTMSYDSKNNLAKPFREVHKQKKRFARRFSGCSEEFSSKNKRKIHEGSSAHVELSTNRINCVSTSPAGGPEAHEEPRPAQVVGRRTSNRPRKPNKLVSGDDWVV, from the exons ATGTGGGGATTTGGGGATTTCTCCACTCGCGAGCAGTTGTGCGCCAACTGCTCATCTCTGATGGCTGAGGAGAAGGAGGGCCCTGCAGATGCAGCCGTCGTCGCCAACCCCCTCCACGACGACGACATCCTCAGGGAGATCCTGCTCCGCCTCCCGTCGGCGGCATCCCTTGCCCAAGCCGCGCTCGTCTCCGGCCGCTGGCGCCGCATCGCCTCCGACTCCAAGTTCCTCTGCCGCTTCCGCGAGCGCCATCCGTCGTCGCCCCTCGTCGGCCTCTTCGCCTCCGATGACGGCCGCGGCTGCGCGCCGTGGCCCCATTTCTACCCAGCCCTCTCCGGCCGGGGTTCCGACCCGGACATCACCGCCGTCACGCGCAAAGGCGACTTCTTCCTCACCCGCTTCGACGGCGAGCCGAGCCTGCGCCTCCGGGACTGCCGcaatggcctcctcctcctctccctggaGGATAGTTCCCTCTGCATCTACGACCCTGTCTCCAAGCGGCGAGTGGGTATTCCCCGCCGCCCACATGATGGCACGGCGGGCAGCCAATGCTTGGCGGATTGCTTGCTCGACGCCGGCCGTGGCACTGGCACGTCCTCCACCGTGCGGCAATGTGGCCAAAGGATGATGCCACAAGCCATGGAGTCCTTCCGTGTGGTGTCCCTGCAGCAGCAAAGCCAGGAGATACGAGCCCTTGTGTACGACTCCAACACTCTCGAGTGGCACCACCACCCGTGGGTGAGTCCGCCGACGGACGGCATAAAAAGGCTGCCGAAATGGGGCACGACGGCGATGTACGCAGCCGGCAACGTCTTCTGGAGGTGCGCCCAACAATCTTTGGTGCTCGTGCTTGAGACGAGCACCATGGAGTTCTCGTTGCGCCCTCTCCCGCCGGACTTGAGCTTTCATGTGCCTTCAAGATACGCCATCGGAGAGATCGAGGACGGCAAGGGCTGCCTCGTGTGCCTTACAGGCCTGACTGGCGAGGAAACCCCCACCTTGGAAGTTTGGGTACTCGATACCAACATGTGGAAGCTCCACTCATCATTGAACAACAAATTGTGGAAGCTTGACTCATCGGAAAAATGGTGGAGGCTCGAGAAGAAAATCCCTGTGAGCCAACTGCTTGGCGAATCTGCTCGGGTGCGTCAAGTTCGCATGGTGATCAATGGACTAGCGCTACTTTGCAAGGACGACCATGACCCTCAGTTTGTGGTCGACTTGCAGAGCATGGCTCTGCTGGCCAAGTTTCAGTTTCGGGGATACCCGTACCAGATGTCATGGCCGCCTGCTGGGTTGGCCACAACTAATTCCAGATCCACGTCTTCTCTGGAAGATACCAACATAG ACATTGCACCAGTTTTACCTGAAGGGGAACTGAGCGAGAGCGGAAGCAGAAAGAAGAG TGATGAATCGGGTATGCATCTAGAAGAAAGCTGCAACCGTG CAGGATTCAAGCTTAATGGTGATGGTGATCACGAAGTTGGTAATCTTCGCAAATACCAT GAAGGCACTCTTCTGCAGTCTGAAAATGCACGACTTCCAGAGATGGAAATGACGGGGTCTACATCGAGTGATGAAACGCTGCTGGACAGTATGCTGAACTTTAAAGATAAAGATGGATCACATCTCATCAACGGCATACAAGCCCCACTCGTATCAACAG AAGTACACAGCAGCCAGACTCCTCTGAGTTCAGAGCAACATGGCATTGGTGAGAAATCAAGTCAAGATCTGCATGGTTGTAATACTAGGATTCAGCCAATGGAAAAGGATCCGTGTCATGATGAACTGACTCTGCAAACGGCTGGTGTTTTCCCTTCTGAAAGCTGTGACGGGGATATTCTAGGAGATAAATCTGAAACCGACTACCTGCCAAAGAATACTAGAGAAGATACTGAAATGTTGGAGCAACAGAATAGTGATAAGGCTAACATAGAAGTCAGTTGCGTCGACAAAATGAGTGAAGTGCTCTATGATGATAACAACACCTTGGAGAAGAATACAATCTGTGGTGGGATAGAGTGCCACTTGGCCTTATTAGACAATAAAAATTCAGAAGCTAGGAGTAACGCCATTTCATCTCCGATGCAGAAG AGGCCCTTTGCGTGCCAGTGCCATGTAGATGGTTGCACCATGAGCTATGACAGTAAGAACAATTTGGCCAAGCCTTTTAGGGAAGTCCATAAGCAGAAGAAACGTTTTGCGCGGAGATTCAGTGGGTGCAGCGAGGAGTTTTCTTCAAAGAATAAAAGGAAGATTCATGAGGGGTCTAGTGCTCACGTTGAG CTTTCCACCAATAGGATTAATTGTGTCAGCACCTCTCCTGCCGGTGGACCAGAAGCCCATGAAGAGCCCAGGCCCGCACAAGTGGTGGGCCGTCGCACAAGCAACCGACCACGTAAACCGAACAAGCTAGTAAGTGGAGACGACTGGGTCGTTTGA
- the LOC123179965 gene encoding uncharacterized protein isoform X6, translating into MWGFGDFSTREQLCANCSSLMAEEKEGPADAAVVANPLHDDDILREILLRLPSAASLAQAALVSGRWRRIASDSKFLCRFRERHPSSPLVGLFASDDGRGCAPWPHFYPALSGRGSDPDITAVTRKGDFFLTRFDGEPSLRLRDCRNGLLLLSLEDSSLCIYDPVSKRRVGIPRRPHDGTAGSQCLADCLLDAGRGTGTSSTVRQCGQRMMPQAMESFRVVSLQQQSQEIRALVYDSNTLEWHHHPWVSPPTDGIKRLPKWGTTAMYAAGNVFWRCAQQSLVLVLETSTMEFSLRPLPPDLSFHVPSRYAIGEIEDGKGCLVCLTGLTGEETPTLEVWVLDTNMWKLHSSLNNKLWKLDSSEKWWRLEKKIPVSQLLGESARVRQVRMVINGLALLCKDDHDPQFVVDLQSMALLAKFQFRGYPYQMSWPPAGLATTNSRSTSSLEDTNIDIAPVLPEGELSESGSRKKSDESGMHLEESCNRGFKLNGDGDHEVGNLRKYHEGTLLQSENARLPEMEMTGSTSSDETLLDSMLNFKDKDGSHLINGIQAPLVSTVPEAKKEGKEDSKHPTQHCKVQTITTTIILLPNKRNLFAKQHAWNTATASPTAAEVHSSQTPLSSEQHGIGEKSSQDLHGCNTRIQPMEKDPCHDELTLQTAGVFPSESCDGDILGDKSETDYLPKNTREDTEMLEQQNSDKANIEVSCVDKMSEVLYDDNNTLEKNTICGGIECHLALLDNKNSEARSNAISSPMQKRPFACQCHVDGCTMSYDSKNNLAKPFREVHKQKKRFARRFSGCSEEFSSKNKRKIHEGSSAHVELSTNRINCVSTSPAGGPEAHEEPRPAQVVGRRTSNRPRKPNKLVSGDDWVV; encoded by the exons ATGTGGGGATTTGGGGATTTCTCCACTCGCGAGCAGTTGTGCGCCAACTGCTCATCTCTGATGGCTGAGGAGAAGGAGGGCCCTGCAGATGCAGCCGTCGTCGCCAACCCCCTCCACGACGACGACATCCTCAGGGAGATCCTGCTCCGCCTCCCGTCGGCGGCATCCCTTGCCCAAGCCGCGCTCGTCTCCGGCCGCTGGCGCCGCATCGCCTCCGACTCCAAGTTCCTCTGCCGCTTCCGCGAGCGCCATCCGTCGTCGCCCCTCGTCGGCCTCTTCGCCTCCGATGACGGCCGCGGCTGCGCGCCGTGGCCCCATTTCTACCCAGCCCTCTCCGGCCGGGGTTCCGACCCGGACATCACCGCCGTCACGCGCAAAGGCGACTTCTTCCTCACCCGCTTCGACGGCGAGCCGAGCCTGCGCCTCCGGGACTGCCGcaatggcctcctcctcctctccctggaGGATAGTTCCCTCTGCATCTACGACCCTGTCTCCAAGCGGCGAGTGGGTATTCCCCGCCGCCCACATGATGGCACGGCGGGCAGCCAATGCTTGGCGGATTGCTTGCTCGACGCCGGCCGTGGCACTGGCACGTCCTCCACCGTGCGGCAATGTGGCCAAAGGATGATGCCACAAGCCATGGAGTCCTTCCGTGTGGTGTCCCTGCAGCAGCAAAGCCAGGAGATACGAGCCCTTGTGTACGACTCCAACACTCTCGAGTGGCACCACCACCCGTGGGTGAGTCCGCCGACGGACGGCATAAAAAGGCTGCCGAAATGGGGCACGACGGCGATGTACGCAGCCGGCAACGTCTTCTGGAGGTGCGCCCAACAATCTTTGGTGCTCGTGCTTGAGACGAGCACCATGGAGTTCTCGTTGCGCCCTCTCCCGCCGGACTTGAGCTTTCATGTGCCTTCAAGATACGCCATCGGAGAGATCGAGGACGGCAAGGGCTGCCTCGTGTGCCTTACAGGCCTGACTGGCGAGGAAACCCCCACCTTGGAAGTTTGGGTACTCGATACCAACATGTGGAAGCTCCACTCATCATTGAACAACAAATTGTGGAAGCTTGACTCATCGGAAAAATGGTGGAGGCTCGAGAAGAAAATCCCTGTGAGCCAACTGCTTGGCGAATCTGCTCGGGTGCGTCAAGTTCGCATGGTGATCAATGGACTAGCGCTACTTTGCAAGGACGACCATGACCCTCAGTTTGTGGTCGACTTGCAGAGCATGGCTCTGCTGGCCAAGTTTCAGTTTCGGGGATACCCGTACCAGATGTCATGGCCGCCTGCTGGGTTGGCCACAACTAATTCCAGATCCACGTCTTCTCTGGAAGATACCAACATAG ACATTGCACCAGTTTTACCTGAAGGGGAACTGAGCGAGAGCGGAAGCAGAAAGAAGAG TGATGAATCGGGTATGCATCTAGAAGAAAGCTGCAACCGTG GATTCAAGCTTAATGGTGATGGTGATCACGAAGTTGGTAATCTTCGCAAATACCAT GAAGGCACTCTTCTGCAGTCTGAAAATGCACGACTTCCAGAGATGGAAATGACGGGGTCTACATCGAGTGATGAAACGCTGCTGGACAGTATGCTGAACTTTAAAGATAAAGATGGATCACATCTCATCAACGGCATACAAGCCCCACTCGTATCAACAG TTCCAGAAGCAAAAAAAGAGGGAAAAGAAGACAGCAAGCACCCCACACAGCACTGCAAAGTGCAAACCATAACCACTACCATCATCCTTCTACCAAACAAACGTAACCTTTTTGCCAAGCAACATGCCTGGAACACAGCCACAGCTTCTCCGACAGCAGCTG AAGTACACAGCAGCCAGACTCCTCTGAGTTCAGAGCAACATGGCATTGGTGAGAAATCAAGTCAAGATCTGCATGGTTGTAATACTAGGATTCAGCCAATGGAAAAGGATCCGTGTCATGATGAACTGACTCTGCAAACGGCTGGTGTTTTCCCTTCTGAAAGCTGTGACGGGGATATTCTAGGAGATAAATCTGAAACCGACTACCTGCCAAAGAATACTAGAGAAGATACTGAAATGTTGGAGCAACAGAATAGTGATAAGGCTAACATAGAAGTCAGTTGCGTCGACAAAATGAGTGAAGTGCTCTATGATGATAACAACACCTTGGAGAAGAATACAATCTGTGGTGGGATAGAGTGCCACTTGGCCTTATTAGACAATAAAAATTCAGAAGCTAGGAGTAACGCCATTTCATCTCCGATGCAGAAG AGGCCCTTTGCGTGCCAGTGCCATGTAGATGGTTGCACCATGAGCTATGACAGTAAGAACAATTTGGCCAAGCCTTTTAGGGAAGTCCATAAGCAGAAGAAACGTTTTGCGCGGAGATTCAGTGGGTGCAGCGAGGAGTTTTCTTCAAAGAATAAAAGGAAGATTCATGAGGGGTCTAGTGCTCACGTTGAG CTTTCCACCAATAGGATTAATTGTGTCAGCACCTCTCCTGCCGGTGGACCAGAAGCCCATGAAGAGCCCAGGCCCGCACAAGTGGTGGGCCGTCGCACAAGCAACCGACCACGTAAACCGAACAAGCTAGTAAGTGGAGACGACTGGGTCGTTTGA